CGCCAATAATTTATGTATTGACCTGTTACGTCGGCGCAGATTTCAGGTGCCGCTGACGATGGGGGACACTGAAGAAATTGAAACGTTAGTCCACCATCAGCGCGAAGGCACATCATCTGAATCATCAAATCTATCGCCGGAAGAACTCTACATCAGGCGGGAACGTCAGCAGTTGGTACGACAGGCAATCGCTCAACTCCCCCTCCATTTTCGCACGGTCGTGATTATGCGGGAAATAGAAGGGCTAAGTTTTGAAGTTATTGCAGAAACGCTCAATCAACCCGTCGGCACTGTGAAATCAAACATGTTTCGGGCAAAAAAGAAATTGCGGGACATACTAGGTAACCTTATGGGGAGATAGCTCAATGCAACGACATTCGACAACACAAACAATACGTTGTGAATACGTGCATTCGGTTTTGGAAGAGTACCTTGCCGGTGAACTGAACACAGACACTCAAGCAGCAATTGAAATACATTTAGCTACATGTCAGGATTGTCAAAATGAGTTGGACTTCGCGCTTGAGATTGGCGAAGCGGTGCAAGAATTGCCGAAACCTCAACCACCTGCCGAGGTCTTTAATCAAGTTGCTGCCTACGTTCAATCTCATCCAAAGCCCGCTGCTCAGGGGTGGTTTGATTCATTGAAGCAGGTACTACGTGGGTTGTCCTTTCGCCCGGTTGCAGTTGGAGCCGTAGCCGCTAGTTTCATTATCCTCGTGACATTCGGCGCATACCAGCAGCATCAGCAATCTTTACAAATTGAACAGGCTACCCATGAACTCAGTTATGCCTTGAGCACCGTGCACTACGCGATGCAAAAAACGGAGTTTGCCCTTTATGAGGGACTTCCTTCTAACGAAGTAATGATGGTACCACGTAGGGCATTACTGTTTACACTAGATGAGATTAACACCACTACGAATAACCGCTTTTCACAGATGATTTATAAAAGCCTTGCGATATTCAATAAAATCAATTGGAAGGAGATAGATCAATAATGAAATACTACAGAAACCTTATCTGGCCCATTGTGCTTCTATCAGGCCTTCTCATCATTATTAGAAGCAGTGTCGCTGAAGCACAAGAGGAAACCAATATCAGAGGACACATCGCCTTTGATTTCCCGAAAACCTCAGAACCGAACATCGAGATTAATTTGAGCGGGAAACTGATTAGGCTCGTTGCCAAAGCAGCGAAGAACGATCAGGAAGCAGCTAAATTGCTTGAGATGTTGGAAGGAGTATATGTGCGTGGCTACCGTAGCGGCGATACAGATTTTGGCGAAGTCAGCCGTTATTATAAAAATAAGCTGAAAGAAGAAGGTTGGGAAGTCATCGCCAAAGTCAAGGAAGACGATGAAACTTTTGAGGTGCACACCCTTTTCGATCAGGATATTATAAATGGGCTTTTCATTATGATAGCAGAGACTGAGCAGACGATCTTCGTGAATGTCTTCGGACGGATTAACCCGGAACAGATTGGCGAATTGTTAGACAGTTTGGATGTCGACGATCTTGGTAATTTAGATATAGGTATGCACAATTTTGATGTAGATGTAGAGGACCGGAATAGGGGATTCGGACTACATATCGAGAGAAGTGTATTGGAGGAATTGGATTGGAGGTTTGAAGGTACAGACATCTCGGTCATCTCTGCAGAGACTACCAACGGCGCGATTACGTTTGAAGATTCTGTCCGGGATGAAGTGATTGTCCGTGCTTCCAAAAAGGTACGTGCGCGCGGCATAGCGGGTGCAGAGGCATTTGCAAAAAAGGTTCATGTTTACGCCGAGCGAGATGGAAAAGAAATAAAAATTTATAAAAAACATCCCAAACCACCAAAAGGTGTCGATGTTAGTGTTGCCTATGAAATTCAATGTCCGGCTGGCGTTAGCGCGAACCTGCATACAACCAATGGTTCAATTGATTTGAAGCTATCCGGGAATTTCTCCGGTCAAATTGACGCAAAAACGAGTAAGGGGCGAGTGCTCTCGGATTTCCCTATTCCCTTCACCGATAAATCAGAAAAGCAGCTCGCCGGCAAAATTGGCGACGGTGGATCAGCAAAAGTCAAATTGCGAACCACAGATGGAAACATCAATGTGAAGAAGTGGTAGTATTTGCGCTGCAAAGTCTGTAAAAATGGAGGAGAAAAGATGCGATTTGTAATAGTTAGCCTAATCTGTTTGCCGTTGTTTATTATGGGGTGTGCCTTTTTCAGTCCGTCAAGTGAATCGGATCCAAACCCACAGCAGAATCACATACATAGGAGCGATACCCACAATTCCACAGATGATGACAGTAGGATGGAGGCGGATTTGCAGACGACCGAATTGGAGGGAAATCCACAGCAAAGACCTCAGCGTGTAGGAGATAGGAACGCCAAAACCGCCGAAGATCACGGCTGGAGCAATGAGGCATTGCAGCATCTAACTGCGTTTCAGTCGCTTCTCTCAACAGATATCGAAGCGGCACACGCCACAATTGCCGAAATTGCCAAAATACGGTTCGGATCCCATCCCCTCGCCGATGAATGGAGTGAACTCTTTTTCCGTTTGTACCGAGATAAAAAAGGACTCATTCTGGATGTGAAACGTTATTGGGAATTGGAATTTCAACTATTGT
The window above is part of the Candidatus Poribacteria bacterium genome. Proteins encoded here:
- a CDS encoding sigma-70 family RNA polymerase sigma factor translates to MSEEVFLDLVKQYQAQVYQHALYLLNSPDDAKDVTQETFIKAWNSNAELRLETIQSWLLKCANNLCIDLLRRRRFQVPLTMGDTEEIETLVHHQREGTSSESSNLSPEELYIRRERQQLVRQAIAQLPLHFRTVVIMREIEGLSFEVIAETLNQPVGTVKSNMFRAKKKLRDILGNLMGR
- a CDS encoding zf-HC2 domain-containing protein, which produces MQRHSTTQTIRCEYVHSVLEEYLAGELNTDTQAAIEIHLATCQDCQNELDFALEIGEAVQELPKPQPPAEVFNQVAAYVQSHPKPAAQGWFDSLKQVLRGLSFRPVAVGAVAASFIILVTFGAYQQHQQSLQIEQATHELSYALSTVHYAMQKTEFALYEGLPSNEVMMVPRRALLFTLDEINTTTNNRFSQMIYKSLAIFNKINWKEIDQ
- a CDS encoding DUF4252 domain-containing protein — translated: MKYYRNLIWPIVLLSGLLIIIRSSVAEAQEETNIRGHIAFDFPKTSEPNIEINLSGKLIRLVAKAAKNDQEAAKLLEMLEGVYVRGYRSGDTDFGEVSRYYKNKLKEEGWEVIAKVKEDDETFEVHTLFDQDIINGLFIMIAETEQTIFVNVFGRINPEQIGELLDSLDVDDLGNLDIGMHNFDVDVEDRNRGFGLHIERSVLEELDWRFEGTDISVISAETTNGAITFEDSVRDEVIVRASKKVRARGIAGAEAFAKKVHVYAERDGKEIKIYKKHPKPPKGVDVSVAYEIQCPAGVSANLHTTNGSIDLKLSGNFSGQIDAKTSKGRVLSDFPIPFTDKSEKQLAGKIGDGGSAKVKLRTTDGNINVKKW